Proteins encoded in a region of the Pirellulaceae bacterium genome:
- a CDS encoding polysaccharide biosynthesis/export family protein gives MKTTCTTDRNSSRRQAGSAGLLLALISCVTAGGCVALPTDNLGMQTHELNAHPDLAPIMNGATLDENGNLVEGPPPATSPPSELAKVSLPRYRVAPPDILVIQAIRLFPRNPYYIQSSDFLQIIVPNALFDQPIASTFQVDSGGRVNLGAAYDSVKIAGLTLEEGQDAIARHLSRLIDQPQVSVSLLQASGVQQIAGEHLIGPDGFINLGIYGSVYVSGLTVDEARLAIETKLSEYLDHPKVSVDVLIYNSKFFYVITEGAGFGDNVVRIPVTGNETVLDAIAQIGGLQQVSSKRLWISRPSPKDNGCDQILPVDWQAITRGAATGTNYQILPGDRIFVAEDKLIAVNSLVTKVLNPVERMMGFTLLGAQTIQFLQRFPRGSFTF, from the coding sequence ATGAAGACGACTTGCACAACCGATCGAAACTCAAGCAGGCGGCAGGCGGGTTCAGCGGGATTGCTGTTAGCACTGATTAGCTGTGTGACAGCGGGCGGCTGCGTGGCTTTGCCAACCGATAACCTTGGCATGCAGACGCACGAATTGAACGCCCACCCCGACTTGGCGCCCATTATGAATGGAGCCACGCTGGATGAGAATGGCAACTTGGTCGAAGGGCCTCCACCGGCGACCAGCCCACCGTCGGAACTCGCCAAAGTTTCCCTGCCTCGATATCGAGTGGCTCCGCCAGACATTCTCGTGATTCAAGCGATTCGCTTGTTCCCACGAAATCCGTACTACATCCAGTCCTCCGACTTCCTGCAGATCATTGTGCCAAACGCACTCTTTGATCAACCAATTGCGTCGACCTTCCAAGTCGACTCCGGAGGTCGCGTGAACTTGGGAGCCGCTTATGACTCGGTCAAGATTGCCGGCTTAACGCTTGAAGAAGGTCAGGACGCTATCGCTCGGCACTTATCACGCTTAATCGACCAACCTCAAGTTTCCGTTTCGCTTCTTCAAGCATCGGGAGTTCAGCAGATTGCTGGTGAGCACCTGATCGGCCCCGATGGTTTTATCAACCTGGGGATTTATGGCAGCGTCTACGTTTCTGGTTTGACGGTCGACGAAGCACGCCTGGCGATCGAAACCAAGTTATCCGAGTACCTTGATCATCCCAAGGTGTCCGTGGACGTGCTCATCTACAACAGCAAGTTCTTTTACGTCATCACAGAGGGGGCCGGCTTCGGCGACAACGTTGTGCGAATCCCGGTGACAGGCAATGAAACCGTCCTTGACGCAATCGCACAGATTGGCGGCCTGCAGCAGGTTTCGAGTAAACGGCTCTGGATCTCCCGTCCATCTCCAAAAGACAACGGCTGCGACCAAATCTTACCCGTTGACTGGCAAGCGATCACACGAGGAGCTGCCACAGGTACGAATTATCAAATCCTTCCAGGCGATCGCATCTTCGTCGCTGAAGACAAACTTATCGCAGTCAACTCGCTGGTTACAAAAGTGCTGAATCCAGTCGAACGCATGATGGGCTTCACGTTGCTCGGTGCTCAAACGATTCAGTTCTTACAACGGTTCCCACGAGGAAGTTTCACATTCTAG
- a CDS encoding glycosyltransferase, whose amino-acid sequence MSPSISVILPVRNLQYVLSNRVHRILEVLSDLTTEFEILIMDYGSTDLTAEVASDLATSYPQVRLLDRSAIGEPLATVDDGIQETVGEFIFVHDASMPFSQQTMRRLWDTREENRSTTPRSRNASGVMNRAYAGSSHRVDRGQSLHLTRRGSAPSGSQAAYADQPMAFDCFTRKDLARKPGSAETMSPNLAARLQRFVAG is encoded by the coding sequence TTGAGTCCATCTATCAGTGTCATCCTACCCGTTCGTAACTTGCAGTATGTGCTCAGCAACCGCGTTCATCGCATTCTGGAAGTGTTGTCCGATTTAACGACGGAATTCGAAATCCTGATTATGGATTACGGATCCACCGATCTGACGGCCGAAGTCGCCTCGGATTTGGCAACATCGTATCCACAGGTTCGCTTACTCGACCGCTCGGCTATCGGCGAGCCGCTAGCAACGGTAGACGATGGGATTCAGGAAACGGTGGGCGAGTTCATTTTCGTACACGATGCGTCGATGCCGTTTAGTCAACAGACGATGCGTCGACTTTGGGATACACGCGAAGAGAATCGTTCGACAACGCCTCGGTCCCGCAATGCGAGTGGTGTGATGAATCGGGCCTACGCTGGATCCTCTCATCGTGTTGATAGGGGCCAGTCGCTTCATTTGACTCGACGTGGATCCGCACCCAGTGGTTCGCAAGCTGCCTATGCCGATCAACCAATGGCTTTTGACTGTTTCACTCGGAAGGACTTGGCTCGTAAGCCCGGATCGGCGGAGACGATGAGTCCCAATCTGGCAGCGCGACTCCAGCGATTTGTGGCAGGCTAG